The segment TGTATACTATTAATTTAGTAATTCTGCTATTTTGGCTTCTAGCTGAGCACCTCTTAAGTTTTTTGCTATGATCACCCCGTTTTCATCTAAAATGAAAGTCGCAGGAATTGAATTGATGTTGTAGGCACGTGCCACTGGATCATTAAAATAGTTCAGGTTTGACACATGATTCCAGGTTAAATTATCTTGTTCGATAGCTTTTAACCATGCCGATTTAGGATCTTTTTGACGACTCGTTCCATCCAGTGATACACCAATAATCTCGAGACCTTTATCATGATACTTTTCATATACTTTCACAACATTCGGATTTTCACGTCTGCAAGGTCCACACCAAGCAGCCCAAAAATCAATAATAGTCACTTTTCCTAAGACATCTTTTAATGCTAATGTTGATCCGTCTGGAGTTGGAGCGGAGAACTCAGGCGCATTATTGCCAATTTCAGTAGCGCTTAAAGCGGCTCTTTGTCTTTTCAGACTATCAATTCTTCCTCGGACTTCTTGACCGAATGATGACGATTTTAAAGAGGTATCTAAATTATTAAGTGATTCTGTTAATTGGTTGAGATCAGATTCTTTGTTACCTAATAAGTCATTAATTAATATCAATGCAAATACATTATCCTTATTGTTTTGCATATATTCAAATGGTAATTTCGACTGTTGAACATTGATGCTCACTATGTTCTCTGACACCTGAGCTCTTATCGCATCATCTTGAGTTGTTCTATACTGTCCCATAGATTTAGCACGTTTATTAGCAAGTTCTCTTAGGTCATTAAAATAGGCGCGAAGGATGTCGTTAGACTTGGTACCAGTAATTACAGTATTATCAATATTGTCTTTATCAAAAGAGATATTAATAGATGCATTTTCAAGAATTAGTGGCATACTACCATTAACACCATTTGCTGTAATAAACCACATTTTAGGACTGTCAACCTTACCTTCGAATTTGAAGGTTTCATTCATAACAATAGCTGTGTCCATATTGATTTTCTTACCCCGTTCACCTGGTGCTTGAAGATATACTCTTATTCCGTTATAAACGCCTGGAGCAGATCC is part of the Formosa sp. Hel1_31_208 genome and harbors:
- a CDS encoding TlpA disulfide reductase family protein — encoded protein: MRKIVLVLFVGFMLYACKSEDQQREGYLVTGSAPGVYNGIRVYLQAPGERGKKINMDTAIVMNETFKFEGKVDSPKMWFITANGVNGSMPLILENASINISFDKDNIDNTVITGTKSNDILRAYFNDLRELANKRAKSMGQYRTTQDDAIRAQVSENIVSINVQQSKLPFEYMQNNKDNVFALILINDLLGNKESDLNQLTESLNNLDTSLKSSSFGQEVRGRIDSLKRQRAALSATEIGNNAPEFSAPTPDGSTLALKDVLGKVTIIDFWAAWCGPCRRENPNVVKVYEKYHDKGLEIIGVSLDGTSRQKDPKSAWLKAIEQDNLTWNHVSNLNYFNDPVARAYNINSIPATFILDENGVIIAKNLRGAQLEAKIAELLN